The Streptomyces halobius genomic interval GGTCGTCGCGGTCGCCACGATCGTCGACCGCGGCGCCGCGTCGGCCATCGCCGAAGCGGGCGTGCCGTACATCACCGGTTTCCAGCTCGGTGACCTCGGTCTGGCCTGACCGCAGCCGGTTGTGATCGCGGCTTCGGGTGAGCGCGGCCCGGCTTGGCCGGTGCACGACGGAGCTGATCGCGCTGTGAGGGAAGCTGCCAAGTCGTGACGTCGTCCTCGCCGCTTTGCGCAGATCGAGCTGACCTGGGGCTTTCTCGAAGTGGGGTTGGTTTCACGTGAAACCAACCCCACTTCGCGCAGGGCCGGCGTGCGGGCGATGTGGAGCAATCCGGCAAGTCTGGGAAGATGGGCCCGGCGAAGTCGTCGCCCCCTGGTCAGGGCCAAGCACGCACACCCCGCACACACAAGGAGCGGACAGATGCCCATCGCAACTCCCGAGGTCTACAACGAGATGCTGGACCGGGCGAAGGCAGGCAAGTTCGCCTACCCGGCCATCAACGTGACTTCGACCCAGACCCTGCACGCCGCGCTGCGTGGCTTCGCGGAGGCCGAGAGCGACGGCATCATCCAGATCTCCACCGGTGGTGCGGAGTTCCTGGGCGGCCAGTACAACAAGGACATGGTCAGCGGTGCCGTGGCGCTGGCGGAGTTCGCGCACATCGTCGCCAAGAAGTACGACATCAACGTCGCGCTGCACACCGACCACTGCCCCAAGGACAAGCTGGACGGCTACGTCCGCCCGCTGCTGGACATCTCCGCCGAGCGCGTCGCCAAGGGCGAGAACCCGCTGTTCCAGTCGCACATGTGGGACGGCTCGGCCGAGAACCTTGCCGACAACCTGGCCATCGGCCAGGAGCTGCTCGCCAAGGCCGCCGCCGCCAAGATCATCCTTGAGGTCGAGATCACCCCGACCGGCGGCGAAGAGGACGGCGTCAGCCACGAGATCAACGACGAGCTCTACACCACGGTCGACGACGCGCTGCGTACCGCCGAGGCGCTGGGCCTGGGCGAGAAGGGGCGCTACCTGCTCGCCGCGTCCTTCGGCAACGTCCACGGCGTCTACAAGCCGGGCAATGTCGT includes:
- the fbaA gene encoding class II fructose-bisphosphate aldolase, which produces MPIATPEVYNEMLDRAKAGKFAYPAINVTSTQTLHAALRGFAEAESDGIIQISTGGAEFLGGQYNKDMVSGAVALAEFAHIVAKKYDINVALHTDHCPKDKLDGYVRPLLDISAERVAKGENPLFQSHMWDGSAENLADNLAIGQELLAKAAAAKIILEVEITPTGGEEDGVSHEINDELYTTVDDALRTAEALGLGEKGRYLLAASFGNVHGVYKPGNVVLRPELLKDLQEGVGAKHGKAAPFDFVFHGGSGSTEQEIATALENGVVKMNLDTDTQYAFTRPVADHMFRNYDGVLKVDGEVGNKKTYDPRSWGKLAEAGMAKRVTEACANLRSTGTKLK